The proteins below are encoded in one region of Mustelus asterias unplaced genomic scaffold, sMusAst1.hap1.1 HAP1_SCAFFOLD_44, whole genome shotgun sequence:
- the LOC144483011 gene encoding uncharacterized protein LOC144483011 — translation MEKPWKCGDCGKGCKTPSELQIHRRIHTGEKPYTCSVCGKGFTRLYHLQRHRLVHTGERAFICFECGNGFAHLPDLQRHQRVHTGERPFICLVCGKGFMQLSNLSKHKVTHSNEKPFKCSDCGSSFKSSRELMIHQRIHTGERPFSCSHCTKTFRTSSHLREHQRIHTRERPFTCSVCGKGFTHSSSLLSHNLTHTQERPFKCSDCGSGFKSSRDLLIHQRIHTEERPFSCSHCTKRFRTSSSLREHQRVHTGERPFTCCLCGKGFTHLTHLFSHQRVHTGERPFTCSQCGKGFTRSSSLQRHQRVHTGERPFTCSQCGEGFTQSSHLQRHQRVHTGERPFTCSQCGKGFTQSSHLWIHQRVHTGERPFTCSHCGKGFTHSSHLRRHQRVHTGEKPFTCSQCGKGFTRSFNLLTHQRVHTGERPFTCSHCGKGFSHSSHLRRHQRVHTGEKPFTCSHCGKGFTQSSQLQIHQRVHTGERPFTCSQCGDGFTQSSQLQMHQRVHTGERPFTCSQCGKGFTQSSSLLTHQRVHTGERPFTCSRCGKGFTRLSQLRTHQRVHTGERPFTCLQCGKGFTQSSSLLRHQRVHTGERPFTCSQCWKGFTRLSSLQIHQRVHTGERPFTCSQCGKGFRVSSQLLRHQRVHE, via the exons atggagaaaccgtggaaatgtggggactgtgggaagggttgcaaaaccccctctgagctgcaaattcatcgacgtattcacactggagagaagccgtacacctgttctgtgtgtgggaagggattcactcggttatatcatctgcagcgacatcggctggttcacactggagaaagagcgttcatctgctttgagtgtgggaacggattcgctcatttacccgatctgcagagacaccagcgcgttcacactggagagagaccattcatctgcttggtgtgtgggaaaggatttatgcagttatccaacctgtcgaaacacaaagtcactcacagcaatgagaaaccctttaaatgctctgactgtggaagtagtttcaaaagctctcgggaactgatgatccaccagcggattcacactggggagagaccgttcagctgctctcactgcacaaagacatttagaacatcatcccacctgcgggagcaccagcgaattcacaccagggagagaccgttcacctgctctgtgtgtgggaagggattcactcattcatccagcctgctgagtcacaatctcactcacacccaggagagaccctttaaatgctctgactgtggcagtggtttcaaaagttctcgggatctgcttatccaccagcgcattcacactgaggagagaccgttcagctgctctcactgcacaaagagatttagaacatcatccagcctgcgggagcaccagcgagttcacactggggagagaccgttcacctgctgtttgtgtgggaagggattcactca cttgacacatttattt tcacaccagcgagttcacactggggagagaccgttcacctgctctcagtgtgggaagggattcactcggtcatccagcctgcagagacaccagcgagttcacactggagagaggccgttcacctgctctcaatgtggggagggattcactcagtcatcccaccttcagagacaccagcgagttcacactggggagaggccattcacctgctctcagtgtgggaagggattcactcagtcatcccacctgtggatacaccagcgagttcacactggagagaggccattcacctgctctcactgtgggaagggtttcactcactcatcccacctgcggagacaccagcgagttcacactggggagaagccattcacctgctctcagtgtgggaagggattcactcggtcattcaacctgctgacacaccagcgagttcacactggggagagaccattcacctgctctcactgtgggaagggtttcagtcactcatcccacctgcggagacaccagcgagttcacactggggagaagccattcacctgctctcactgtgggaagggattcactcagtcatcccaactgcagatacatcagcgagttcacactggggagaggccattcacctgctctcaatgtggggatggattcactcagtcatcccagctgcagatgcaccagcgggttcacactggggagaggccattcacctgctctcaatgtgggaagggattcactcagtcatccagcctgctgactcaccagcgagttcacactggggagagaccgttcacttgctctcgatgtgggaagggattcactcgattatcccagctgcggacacaccagcgagtccatactggggagaggccattcacctgccttcagtgtgggaagggattcactcagtcatccagcctgttgagacaccagcgagttcacactggggagagaccgttcacctgctctcaatgttggaagggatttactcgattatccagcctgcagatacaccagcgagttcacactggggagagaccattcacctgctctcagtgtgggaagggattcagagtttcatcccagctgctgagacaccaacgagttcacgagtga